A single region of the Vicia villosa cultivar HV-30 ecotype Madison, WI linkage group LG4, Vvil1.0, whole genome shotgun sequence genome encodes:
- the LOC131598118 gene encoding uncharacterized protein LOC131598118 has protein sequence MAGNPARLRQGRETHRASARRERAAQLESTQGWGRVPVIVLMDEAGSSSGSRSRLTRVSSSRQEEVREEEEVRYQDDEEIPDADPSHGEEEEEEDGFLGGPRDISVPISYHEHVARHVWEGKERATLKMVNHAWKIFDLFKPEAQWFNDVVTASGLSELCMTGYTTISHDM, from the exons atggcaGGCAACCCCGCACGACTTAGACAAGGCAGAGAGACACATAGAGCGTCGGCTAGACGTGAGCGGGCGGCACAGCTGGAATCGACGCAGGGATGGGGTAGAGTACCAGTAATCGTCTTGATGGATGAGGCTGGTTCCTCATCTGGATCAAGGAGTCGGCTGACTCGGGTGTCTTCTTCTCGGCAGGAGGAGgtacgggaggaggaggaggtgagataccaggaTGATGAGGAGATACCTGATGCTGACCCTTCGCACGGggaggaagaggaggaggaggatggcTTCCTGGGGGGTCCTAGGGACATTTCCGTGCcgatttcctaccacgagcacgtcgctcgacatGTCTGGGAGGgaaag gaaaggGCGACGCTAAAAATGGTGAATCACGCGTGGAAGATTTTTGATCTGtttaaaccagaggcgcagtggtttaatgatgtggtGACTGCTTCCGGTCTCAGTGAGTTAtgcatgaccgggtataccaCTATCAGCCACGACATGTAG